A stretch of DNA from Hydra vulgaris chromosome 03, alternate assembly HydraT2T_AEP:
tatatatatatatatatatatatatatatatatatatatatatatatgcacatatatatatatatatatatatatgcatatatatatacatatatataatatatagaataaGTTTTAGACCACTTGTAtagttaaacatatttacattttttttaaatgtaattattttaaagcgtacttaagtttaataatatataagaaaagttgaaagaatatattattttgaataaataaacaaaactgaTGAGGAAACACGAGggatttgtttgtttatttattaaaacgatGTCATAACAACTACATCCAAATCAGGATATTCGAAGAATGCTGTTACAGAAATCAGAGAAACTGGCTCCCTTGAAGATAGAAAGAAAAGTGGACCTCCTAAACTAACAaaagatgataataaatattaaaaaaccctttctttaagaaatacaaaaaatacatcaaCCGAGCTGGCATAAGACATTAACACAGCAACTGGGAAAAATGTCAGCTCTTCTTTTATTCGACGGCACCTACTTAAACGGGGATTAAGAGGGTGTGCTGCAATTCGAAAACCATTATTTCAGTGTGGCAATAAAGAAAAACGACTTAAATATGCAGAACAACACAAAGATTGGGCCCAGGAAATGTTTAGTCGGATCCTGTACACCGATGAGTCCAAATTCGAAATTTTTGGAACGAAAGGACGCCAATATGTTTGAAGAAAAATCGAAGAAGCCTATCAGCCCGAGTGTTTAAATCCTACTATTAAACACAGAGGAAGCGCGTTACAAGTTTAAGTTCAAATAGGGGGGCGAATCACCGGGGAACGTTATGTGGATATCCAAAGGCACCATGCAGCATCATCCGGAATGAGATTAATAGGTCATAATTTTATTCTGCTGCAGGACAATGACCCGAAACATTGTACCCGAgtggtaaaaaattttaatgaaatggGAGAGGAAGGAGTACTGGAATTAATGACCTGGCCTCCCCAGAATCCAGTTTTGAATATAATTGAGCATATTAGGGATTAACTGGACAGATAGGTCGAGCATGCTCCCCGAAAAGCTGAAGAATGTTTTGAAGTACTTCAAAGAGAATGGCACAACATACCCAGGATTTTATAACTAACTTGTACGAATCTATTCCCCAGCGAATATTGGCTGGGATTGAGGCAAAAGGAGGACAAGGTAAATATTAAGCGTTTTTTATGAAGtttgacattaaaaagtttgtaattgtTTCATATTTTGTGTGAAATACATGTgctttaataagtttataatttagaaCTACAAACTTAAATATTAGAGAAGAATTCTCcaggattttttgaaaaaatgtaagtGGTCTAAAACTTATTCACAgtactgtgtgtgtgtgtctatatatatataaatatatatatatatatatatatatatatatatatatatatatatatatatatgtatgtatgcatgtatatatgtatatatatatatatgtatatatatatatgtatatatatatgtatatatatatgatatatatatgtaaatatatatgtatatacatacatatattctaaaaaattcatatatatgtatatacatacatatatactaaaaaatgcacatatatatgtatatacatacatatatactaaaatattcatatatatataaaacgtgtgtgtgcgtgtgtgtatatatatatatatatatatatatatatatatatatatatatatatatatatatatatatatatatatatatatatatatcgtacaTGTATCGTATCATATTCACTTATCAGTGTATATTACACTGTGTACGTTGATTATAATGTTCATAAAACAGAAACCAACacaaaaacaaatctttaataacaaacagatcaattattaaaaattaatcacaactttataaaaagaaaaagattatttacaaaaaaagttaaattcaaAAAGTTCATGAAAACGTTGCGCCCATGTCTAGTAACTATCTAACAAATCAATAACATACGGATTTCCACTTAGCATGGCGTGCTTTTTAATCAAATCAATTTCTGCAATTATTTCTTCGTCACTACGGTTTTCAGTCggtatatttttaagtttcattaGTAACTCTGATATTATTGTTTCACTAGcctagtatatataaatatatatatatatatatatatatatatatatatatatatatatatatacatatatatatatatatatacatatatatatatatatatatatgcaggtGTATACTGTGTGACTGTGTGTTCATATCTATAtctatttatgtgtgtgtgtatatatatatatatatatatatatatatatatatatatatatatatatatatatatatatatatatatatatatatatatatatatatgcaggtGTATGTGGTATGTGTATTTTTTAGTGCATACCCAGTGAGATCAATataattagacaaaaaaatcgACACACGAGAATTACACTAGcataacattttaacttttttaatttcaaattctttCGAATTTAACTAGAATTTGCAAAGAAGTTATTAAGATTCAAttgacttaaaaagtttttttttagttttcataaCACTTGTTGTTTTAACAAGGAAATCCAAAACAAAAAAGCTTTTGGAAATGTTATACTAGAGTAATTCACTAAATTTAAATagcaataaagatatatatttcgAACTGACTTTTTTATCCATTCTTCTCTTTTTGGCAACATCTTCCATGGTAGAACCCTCGCCAAATGCTAAGATAATGTTTAAAGATAATGTTTAAAGCATTATGAACTACAGCGAACATTAAAACATGATTCCTAAAAAATCATACCATCTGAATCCCCATTACGATAGACGTGAAAATCCTCAAGTTCTTTGGCTTTTTGTTTTGCAAACTCAATGACATGCTTAGGAAAGTCAGCTATTTCAGCCACGTGAATACCAAAACTCTGATCGCAAACACCCGGTTTAACTCTATACAATAACGTTAGCCTATCGCTGGTAGTCAGTGCCGTTACATGAAAGTTTTTAACGGTTGATACCTCATCAGCAAGAGTTGTTAATTCGTGAAAGTGAGTAGCAAATAGACAAAATGCATTTACCTTTGTTGCTATATATCTAAAAACATGGATGAAAGCAACACACTGacgtttaaaaaaagcttaataatccactaaaaaatttattatttactaactCAGAAATTGCCCAAGCCAAACCAAATCCATCATAGGTTGATGTACCTCGACCAAGTTCATCAATAATTATCAATGAGTTTTTATCAGCTGCCTAAACCACCATGCTATAATGTTTAATGAACTAAAACCCGTGCGCTTTAACACATATACATAAACACTAAACACGCAAATACACTTTGATTGTAGGCAATAACAAACACAAATTAATTACGTAAACCAGTCAATAACTAatattgtaaaagaaaaaaaaataaactaaagcaaaaacattgaaaaattcACCAATCATAAGACATAAATCCTAAAGAAAAGCTGTTCATAAAATCAAACTcaatttttcaatgtttatatttttcattattaaataattcattgtttataagttatttcataaaaagtatCAATGATAACGTTAGTTATTTATGCGttcgaaaaaaattaataaacttattttaaaagccATCACTTACGTTTAATATAGAAGCTGTTTCCAGCATTTCCGACATAAATGTAGAAACTCCTTTCATTTGACTGTCACCTGCACCAACTCTCGCCATAATGCTTTTTACAATTGAAATTTCAGCTTGATCACAAGGCACAAAACTTCCTATTTGCGCCATTAAAGTAATCACCGCAATCTTAAACAATTACATTAGGAACactgtaaaattattattgctatatatatatatatatatatatatatatatatatatatatatatatatatatatatatatatatatatatatatatatatatatatatatatatatatatatatatatatatggtgtatattaaaaaaaaaaatcatttaaatttacttgGCGGATATAAGTTGATTTTCCACCCATATTTGGACCGGTTATAACCAGAAATTCGGcttctcctaaaatattttttataggttAAATAATAgacatttttatactttaaaatctaaagataagaaaaaacaattatgaatgaaaaagatcaaattaattttcatcTATTTACATGAACATCTTATCTTGCCGCCTTTTATACTAGTCGGTAATCAGATAAAGACTATATTAAtttcaatgttaaaaatatgcacataaaaaagttgatatataGTATaggaataaaaataacattaataataatgaacAAAGTTTTCCGATTTGGGTCGTGTAAGACCCAgcatagtaacaaaaaaaaaatcaaattttatgaGTTGTATGAGAAACCAGAGACTTATCAAAACAATTCTTTAGGGGGTGGAGATGTCTGCAAAGTGCAAAAATTTATCTGATGAAAAtcattacagaaaaaaaaagaagtttttagtttacgaataatatttaactatacgaaagaagcaaaataaaagcatttaaagaaTGTGAAAAACTCGAATTAAGATTATCACCTGCAACAAAATTctctttattgtttataattaatgaCGCAGCGCATAacaaaagatttcttttttttcttcaactgtAAGCCACATCTGTGTGCAATTTGAAAGGGGGTcgtttaagatttttaaatataaaaaaggaaacaaaaaccATTACTTTAAACCCCctgtaaaatacttattttttaaacaaagcgcaatttttgtaatgaattttttccatatttcGCTTTTACAGTCCAATTTATTGCTTGATTAAAATCCTTTTTATGATAaactattattctttttttttttttttgcaattaggcttaagaattataataaacaaacaaatattttagcacacacagatatatatatatatatatatatatatatatatatatatatatatatatatatatatatatatatatatatatatatatatatatatatatatgtgtgtgtgtatattatacgtagacacacacacacacatatatatataaatattatatgaagtagagaaaaatatgataaatatttattacagtCTACTAACATATACGATGTCAAAATTTATATCTGGTTTATTAATTCGTACTTGATAAATCAAAACACATGTCTGGTTTAATCAATCGCACGACCTTGTATCCTCTTCATCTTCGATCATCAACGATTTTTGCCGAAATAAAAGGCTTTACATCAAGAACAACAGCAATTTTAACTTATTACAACCATAACCGCACTAATATCGAAGGTCTTTTTATTTTGCCACTGACACATAACAGTGCAATAGTGGAGTTCGAATGCTTAGTGGAAGGTCACTATATATCGGCTAGCATTAAACACAGTAAAGagatagaaaataaagaaatcttaTTTGGTAAAGAACAGATGCACGACGACGTGTTTAATGTTTGCATTGGCAATATAGCCCCATGGGTTTTGGTAGAAATTCAGGTGACAATAGTTAGTGAAATATGCATGACATTAAACGGTGATGCTCTTCATTACAAACTACCACAAACATTCTCTCCCAAAATCGTTACAGAAGTTGATGTAAAACATGCTTATAAAACGAGAGCCGAACCTTTAGGAAGCTTTCAAATCGAAATGCTTATTGAAGCACCGTGTTTATTATGCGGTATCCAATCAAACACTCATCCTATACAAGTTGATGCGCCCCCCTTTTCTCTATCTGGATCAAAACTTCGCGTATCATTACCAGAAAACTACACTCCATCCGACAATGTATTTGAACTTGTAATGTTTTTGTGCCGACCACGAGAaccttatatatttattgaagagccaaGTGAACAAAAAAacgcaaaaattaaaacaaatccaATTAGTAACATTATGAATAATCCAATATTAATGCTGAGCTACTCTCCGGAAATTTTAAACCAGTATGACGAACTAAACCACGAATCTCCAATAGAGCAAATTGGCGAGTTCCTTTTCATTATTAATTGCAATATTGTTAACGACATACTAAAAAACGATTTAAGAGATAGTTGGATATTATTAATGAAAAGCCTTCCTGAAAACTCTTactttaatgtattttatataagtaaacaACCACTATTCTCATGTTCCCAGGTATACAACGAAGAAAATCATATTGCAGCAATTGAGTATATTGGAGTGGAAACGAATATCCAAAGACCACCATCCTTACTTGAAGCTGTTGAATGGCTTTATAATACAGATGAAATCGAACATGTTCCTAAACAAGTATTGCTGGTAACTTTGGGTAACTTGTTCCAATGCAAAGAAACATTagaagtagtaaaaaaaaaaaattacaaagctCGGTAACTAtcatctatatatttttatcctatgacttaaattttttttttctgttactcAGATTTATTGTGTTTTGTTCACAGTATTTCATAGTACAAATTTAATTtcgacttttaaaaaaaattgcaatataataaatacaaaattataggatttttgtattttgcatGGAAAATGATAATGAAATCTTCTCTCTACAAAAACTTTCCTATCttacaaaagcaaaaaacttCACATTTAGCGAAAAAGAAAACTTACAAGTTAAGGTAAGAAGCTCCCCATCCAACTTTTTATGTAgcatttggaaaaaattttcataaaagtttgttatatataattgtaatttataatataaatataatatttatataatttatatataaatagttctCACTCGTTTTCAgctcaataataaaaacaacaaaaaaaccttttcataGATTATTGAAGGGTTAAGCAGTGCTCTTCAACCAGCTATCACTGACCTTAAAGTGTCATGGATCTTACCAGATGCATACGACGTTATCTATACACCAGAAAATTTACCACCTCTTTATTATCAAGATCGCTTGAACTTGTTTGCCATTCTTGCCACAAAAGAAGATGATGAAAAAGATGAGGAGTCTGGTAACTCTATAAAAGAATTTTGGTTTGAAGATTTCTACCCCATAgaagaaattgtttttgaacCCTATGTAAAAAGAGATTTTGCTTTAGAAAACGAAATATTATCAGACAAATATAACTTATGCACCTGTTTAGACAACGAAAATGAAGTATTCTTGACTGAAGATGAAGTTAATAAACTTCATGAAAgcacttttgtaaaaaaaaaaaactcaattgaAAAGATACAGTCGTGGAAAATTTCAAAACACCCAGATGAAATTGATGATACTTTAGACAAAGAATTAAATAGTAATTCTGATATTAGAAAGCTTTATTTACAACAACATGACTTAGAAAGgtattttagaaacaaaaatgGTGATAGTTCTAAAAGCACAAGTAGCATTAACTCGGATACATCTAACACAAGCAGTATTTTCGTTTCCTTTCCAGGTTACCCAACTAGGTTAAGCTCTTGTCGTAGTCTTGACACACGATCGCCTCATGTATCAAAATACTTCGATGATGAAATTCCCGAGGACTTGATAACCCAAACActtatattaaatgataaagTAAAATGTAGAAGAATAACTCAAGCCTTGATAAATGAAAATGCTAACACTCATATACTTGATTATTCAAATGAAGatttattatctcaattatTAGAAAGTGAAGTAAGTGAGAAAAGAAGTCAATTACACGAATGGGTTAATCTTCAGGAAGAAATGATACAGTGCACATGGCCTAAAaccttccaaaaaaaaaagagcagtgAATGGCGAGACAGTGGTTTTGGGAGATACTCATCTACTGATCAACGTTCTAGTGATTTTGAAGatgatgttcgaagaaaaagTTTTTCACAATCTTCTAGTGGCTATTCAGAAAATGAAGACATAAATTGCATTGTAGATAGGTGCAAAATTatagaacaaaaaaagaaaactttatcaaattctCACATTGAAAATTTAGAAGACCAAGAACTAAAAGAACCATCAGTAGAAACTAACAGAAAAAACTCTAaaccaaaagtaataataacatCATTCATTAACAAACTACGATCCTTTGTAAATACGGTCTCAGAaaagtctaaaaataaaaccccATCTTCTGAGAGTATAACATCACTTCCACAGACATTGAAACGAAAGTTGCTTAGTCGCACAACATCTAATGTAGGTaatatgactttaaaaaaagaaactgaaaatgAAAACGACTTAACACAAATATTAGAAGACTTAATAACAAAGGAAACAGTAAAACAAACAAGTAAACCAAATAAAAAGCCCTCTGTCAGCAGAAATCCACCTATAATTGAAAACTCAAGAACATTTAGTTCTTCATCTATATTTGAGATCGGACAATCTGAAATCGGAGATGTTAACAACTTGCAACTGCATCCAACTCAAGCCCTCATTTATTTATCAGGTCAAATAGGAAAGCATTTGTTTAAGAGAATTATACCTTTTCAATTACATTTCAATACTGTACAAAGCTCAAGtgaattgaataaaacagtAATGCATCAACTTGCAGCAAAATCAATAATTAAAGATCTTGAGATGCAACTTGATGATGAATTATTTGGTAAGCttttacatcaattttttcttaaattaaacaCAAAGTTCTTTTCTTAAATTAGAAACagagtttaatatatttttgaaaaataatttatcatcaaaaataatttataagtatttttacgTTAACTTAACAAGTAAAAGTTAAGATGCAATACTTCAAAGAATCTATATAGAAAATGCCTATTTtccataaaaacaataaagccTAAATCAAAATGcattaattgtttgaaaaacaaaaatatatttttcatttaattttaatttaatatcaatGCATTATTTAATCAGGGAGTCATGATTAATAGAAGGAGCAAATActaacagcttttaaaaaaacatgaattgaatataaaagatcttttaaaaaattaaatagaagtcaaataagttatttaactgTCATGCCATTAAATAATGACTTTCTAAGTAATGTCCCAAAgaaattctatttaaattttatcacaaaatCTTCAGCataatataatgaattttagaaattaatttttttgcctatCTAGCATAAAGATAagtaaataatgattttgtttgtgtaaagtcatttcttgtacaaatattttgatttttttcataacacCATAAAGAAATTCAACATGAGCTATTTTCA
This window harbors:
- the LOC124808373 gene encoding von Willebrand factor A domain-containing protein DDB_G0292028; protein product: MSGLINRTTLYPLHLRSSTIFAEIKGFTSRTTAILTYYNHNRTNIEGLFILPLTHNSAIVEFECLVEGHYISASIKHSKEIENKEILFGKEQMHDDVFNVCIGNIAPWVLVEIQVTIVSEICMTLNGDALHYKLPQTFSPKIVTEVDVKHAYKTRAEPLGSFQIEMLIEAPCLLCGIQSNTHPIQVDAPPFSLSGSKLRVSLPENYTPSDNVFELVMFLCRPREPYIFIEEPSEQKNAKIKTNPISNIMNNPILMLSYSPEILNQYDELNHESPIEQIGEFLFIINCNIVNDILKNDLRDSWILLMKSLPENSYFNVFYISKQPLFSCSQVYNEENHIAAIEYIGVETNIQRPPSLLEAVEWLYNTDEIEHVPKQVLLVTLGNLFQCKETLEVVKKKNYKARIFVFCMENDNEIFSLQKLSYLTKAKNFTFSEKENLQVKIIEGLSSALQPAITDLKVSWILPDAYDVIYTPENLPPLYYQDRLNLFAILATKEDDEKDEESGNSIKEFWFEDFYPIEEIVFEPYVKRDFALENEILSDKYNLCTCLDNENEVFLTEDEVNKLHESTFVKKKNSIEKIQSWKISKHPDEIDDTLDKELNSNSDIRKLYLQQHDLERYFRNKNGDSSKSTSSINSDTSNTSSIFVSFPGYPTRLSSCRSLDTRSPHVSKYFDDEIPEDLITQTLILNDKVKCRRITQALINENANTHILDYSNEDLLSQLLESEVSEKRSQLHEWVNLQEEMIQCTWPKTFQKKKSSEWRDSGFGRYSSTDQRSSDFEDDVRRKSFSQSSSGYSENEDINCIVDRCKIIEQKKKTLSNSHIENLEDQELKEPSVETNRKNSKPKVIITSFINKLRSFVNTVSEKSKNKTPSSESITSLPQTLKRKLLSRTTSNVGNMTLKKETENENDLTQILEDLITKETVKQTSKPNKKPSVSRNPPIIENSRTFSSSSIFEIGQSEIGDVNNLQLHPTQALIYLSGQIGKHLFKRIIPFQLHFNTVQSSSELNKTVMHQLAAKSIIKDLEMQLDDELFEAKSQMYIKSLIAEVSVAAHIPSKYTILTLNDDKCNEKQITSICTESAEKGYEMQKKLNYSTNSTKIWQIINPLTSITNQNRMVKKSFINLIELMQHDGSWVLSNTLASIISVNFIQLQESCPFEVCREQMNQFENYENIWTTAIALSWLDMFWKSTYSHWILVNQKSMHWLMRQNLPNGFDLNDILLLSQQTLNILYTR